The following are encoded in a window of Saccharothrix longispora genomic DNA:
- a CDS encoding AAA family ATPase, with amino-acid sequence MLTRLEVQGFKNLLDVSVDFGPFTCIAGANGIGKSNVFDAIEFLSYLVNDSLVEASQRVRGASGLRGGDPRDLFWDGYREHQRQINLAAEMIVPAEVEDDLGAPAEATTTFLRYELSLGYALPEGEGSVGRLTLLREELRHINRGDAGKHLKFPHNAKKFRSSVVRGQRRGGAFLSTEAREGGTVINVHGDGGSSGKPQPRAAARAGRTVLSTVTTNDYPTILAARREMQSWRRLALEPSALRTPDTFVDARTLSPNGRHLASTLYRIANEKLPGQEVSDPDAIYARVAGRLSDLAGIGAESISVEPDQVREVFTLFLQERGNLRLPARALSEGTLRFLALCVLLEDPTFKGLICMEEPENGIHPANLPALLQLVRDLAVDHSEVPDETNTFRQVIVNTHAPGVVQLCDPQDLLLADVRSFRTPEGSVTRALTLLPFKDSWRAAGGVPSFSEADVVAYLASPAGAQLRLPWDLVG; translated from the coding sequence ATGTTGACGAGGCTGGAGGTTCAGGGGTTCAAGAACCTGCTGGACGTATCCGTGGATTTCGGGCCTTTCACGTGCATCGCAGGGGCCAACGGCATCGGGAAGTCGAACGTTTTCGACGCCATCGAGTTCCTCTCCTACCTCGTCAATGACAGCCTCGTGGAGGCTTCACAACGCGTGCGCGGTGCTTCGGGCCTGCGGGGCGGAGATCCTCGGGACCTGTTCTGGGACGGTTACCGCGAACACCAGCGGCAGATCAACCTCGCCGCCGAAATGATCGTCCCCGCAGAGGTGGAGGACGATCTCGGAGCGCCCGCGGAAGCCACCACCACTTTTTTGCGCTACGAGTTGTCACTGGGCTACGCGCTCCCGGAGGGCGAGGGGAGCGTCGGACGGCTCACCCTCCTGCGCGAAGAGTTGCGACACATCAATCGCGGCGACGCGGGAAAGCACTTGAAGTTCCCGCACAACGCGAAGAAGTTCCGGAGTTCCGTGGTCAGGGGACAGAGGCGAGGAGGTGCCTTCCTCTCCACCGAAGCCCGGGAAGGAGGCACCGTCATCAACGTGCACGGTGACGGTGGCAGTTCCGGGAAGCCGCAACCTCGGGCAGCCGCACGGGCGGGGAGGACCGTGTTGAGCACTGTGACGACGAACGACTACCCGACGATCCTGGCGGCACGTCGGGAGATGCAGAGCTGGCGACGCCTCGCTCTTGAACCTTCGGCGCTCCGCACACCCGACACCTTCGTCGACGCGCGCACGCTGAGCCCCAACGGGCGGCACCTGGCTTCGACCTTGTACAGAATCGCCAATGAAAAGCTCCCGGGTCAGGAGGTTTCCGACCCGGATGCCATCTACGCCCGGGTCGCGGGTCGCCTGTCGGACCTGGCGGGAATCGGTGCCGAGAGTATTTCCGTCGAGCCCGACCAAGTACGCGAAGTCTTCACCCTGTTCCTCCAGGAAAGGGGCAACCTCCGTCTTCCCGCGCGCGCGCTGTCCGAAGGCACCTTGCGATTCCTCGCACTGTGCGTCCTCCTGGAGGATCCGACCTTCAAGGGTCTGATCTGCATGGAAGAGCCGGAGAACGGAATCCACCCGGCAAACTTGCCCGCTCTACTCCAACTGGTCCGGGACTTGGCGGTGGACCATTCCGAGGTTCCGGACGAGACCAACACCTTCAGGCAAGTGATCGTCAACACACACGCACCCGGCGTCGTCCAACTGTGCGATCCGCAGGACCTCCTCCTGGCGGACGTCAGGTCTTTCCGCACCCCGGAGGGATCGGTCACACGGGCACTCACCCTGCTTCCGTTCAAGGATTCGTGGCGGGCGGCCGGCGGCGTTCCTTCGTTCTCGGAAGCGGACGTGGTGGCCTATCTGGCATCTCCGGCGGGGGCGCAACTCCGACTTCCCTGGGACCTGGTGGGATGA
- a CDS encoding response regulator transcription factor, with amino-acid sequence MSVTVMVVDDHPLWRDGVARDLAERGFEVVATAGDAASAVRIARAVRPDVVLMDLNLGETTGVEATTVITGALAGTRVLVLSASGEHSDVLEAVKAGASGYLVKSASAEELVEAVTRTAAGDAVFTAGLAGLVLGEYRRMAANPDEQDKPQLTERETEVLRLVAKGLTARQIATRLVISHRTVENHVQSTLRKLQLHNRVELARYAIEHGLDVEPEG; translated from the coding sequence ATGAGCGTGACCGTGATGGTGGTGGACGACCACCCGCTGTGGCGCGACGGCGTCGCGCGGGACCTGGCCGAGCGCGGCTTCGAGGTGGTCGCGACCGCGGGTGACGCCGCGTCGGCGGTGCGCATCGCGCGGGCCGTGCGGCCCGACGTGGTGCTGATGGACCTCAACCTGGGTGAGACGACCGGCGTCGAGGCCACGACGGTGATCACCGGGGCGCTGGCCGGCACGCGGGTGCTGGTGCTGTCTGCGTCCGGCGAGCACAGCGACGTGCTGGAGGCCGTGAAGGCAGGCGCGTCGGGCTACCTGGTGAAGTCGGCGTCCGCCGAGGAGCTGGTGGAGGCGGTCACCCGGACCGCGGCCGGCGACGCGGTGTTCACCGCCGGTCTCGCGGGCCTGGTGCTCGGCGAGTACCGGCGGATGGCGGCGAACCCCGACGAGCAGGACAAGCCGCAGCTCACCGAGCGGGAGACCGAGGTGCTGCGGCTGGTGGCGAAGGGCCTGACCGCGCGGCAGATCGCGACCCGGCTCGTCATCTCGCACCGCACGGTGGAGAACCACGTGCAGTCCACCCTGCGCAAGCTCCAGCTGCACAACCGCGTCGAGCTGGCGCGGTACGCGATCGAGCACGGGCTCGACGTCGAACCGGAGGGCTGA
- a CDS encoding DUF1707 SHOCT-like domain-containing protein: MTESPDPRNFRVSDAEREHVVGLLQKAIGRGLITLDEFTERTDTALAAKTRAELNVVLLDLPGMVHNSAPAPTSPIAAVERQELKSTMSTVSRKGTWSVPRQLVVHSRMGSTELDFRQASIPHAVVDIELDVTAGSVKLVLPDGATVNADSVELAASNLRDKVGTGVDGRPHFVVHGSVRAGSVEIKKKRSWLRNA; the protein is encoded by the coding sequence ATGACCGAGAGTCCCGACCCCAGGAACTTCCGCGTCTCCGACGCGGAGCGCGAGCACGTCGTCGGCCTGCTCCAGAAGGCCATCGGACGCGGGTTGATCACGCTCGACGAGTTCACCGAGCGCACCGACACGGCGCTGGCCGCCAAGACGCGCGCCGAGCTGAACGTCGTGCTGCTCGACCTGCCGGGCATGGTGCACAACTCCGCGCCGGCGCCGACCTCGCCGATCGCGGCGGTGGAGCGGCAGGAGCTGAAGTCGACCATGTCCACGGTCAGCCGCAAGGGCACCTGGTCCGTGCCGCGGCAGCTCGTCGTGCACAGCCGCATGGGGTCGACGGAGCTGGACTTCCGGCAGGCGTCCATCCCGCACGCGGTGGTGGACATCGAGCTGGACGTGACCGCCGGCTCGGTGAAGCTCGTGCTGCCCGACGGCGCGACGGTGAACGCGGACAGCGTCGAGCTGGCCGCGAGCAACCTGAGGGACAAGGTGGGCACGGGCGTGGACGGGCGGCCGCACTTCGTGGTGCACGGCTCGGTGCGCGCGGGCTCGGTGGAGATCAAGAAGAAGCGGAGCTGGCTGCGGAACGCCTGA
- a CDS encoding DUF397 domain-containing protein translates to MNWRKSSYSGPNGGDCVEVAHTVDVTGVRDSKNPGAGVLVFGTDAWSRFLVGSAGGDLR, encoded by the coding sequence ATGAACTGGCGCAAGAGCAGCTACAGCGGCCCGAACGGCGGTGATTGCGTGGAGGTCGCGCACACCGTCGACGTGACCGGCGTGCGCGACTCCAAGAACCCCGGGGCCGGCGTGCTGGTGTTCGGCACCGACGCCTGGTCCCGCTTCCTAGTGGGGAGCGCGGGCGGCGACCTTCGCTGA
- the macS gene encoding MacS family sensor histidine kinase, translating into MPSALEDPVAHLWRGTVALRIVTLLFALGAVVIHRTGYERPWLAWLAVAVMAAWSAFTIRAYSRESGRRPWVVVADLVVTCGLMSLSPLILTDEQFLLNVPLVTTIWACGPAVAAGALGGQAAGAASGFVVGFFTYLNRGLVGIDLVRDVVLLTGAGFVIGMASSTARRTSVRLAQALRTEAATAERERLARSIHDGVLQVLARVRKRGLELGGEAAELAELAGEQEIALRSLVAAAPSESTLDGDADLRPGLQLLASPKVQVSTPATQVMLPAGTAHELIAVVREALSNVDKHAGPDARAWVLLEDLGDEVVLSVRDDGPGIAEGRLASAEAEGRMGVAQSIRGRVEALRGTLELQTGPGEGTEWEVRVYR; encoded by the coding sequence GTGCCATCGGCGCTGGAGGACCCGGTCGCGCACCTCTGGCGGGGAACGGTCGCGCTACGGATCGTGACACTGCTGTTCGCCCTGGGCGCCGTGGTCATCCACCGCACCGGGTACGAGCGGCCGTGGCTCGCGTGGCTGGCCGTCGCGGTGATGGCGGCCTGGTCGGCGTTCACCATCCGGGCCTACAGCCGGGAGAGCGGCCGGCGGCCGTGGGTGGTCGTCGCGGACCTGGTCGTGACGTGCGGGCTGATGTCCCTGTCGCCGCTGATCCTGACCGACGAGCAGTTCCTGCTCAACGTCCCGCTGGTCACCACCATCTGGGCGTGCGGCCCCGCGGTGGCGGCCGGCGCGCTGGGCGGGCAGGCGGCGGGCGCGGCGTCCGGGTTCGTCGTCGGCTTCTTCACCTACCTCAACCGCGGCCTGGTGGGCATCGACCTGGTGCGGGACGTGGTGCTGCTGACCGGCGCGGGCTTCGTGATCGGCATGGCCTCGTCGACGGCGCGGCGCACCTCGGTGCGGCTGGCCCAGGCGCTGCGGACCGAGGCGGCGACCGCCGAGCGCGAGCGCCTGGCCAGGTCGATCCACGACGGCGTGCTCCAGGTGCTCGCGCGGGTGCGCAAGCGCGGCCTGGAGCTGGGCGGCGAGGCCGCCGAGCTGGCCGAACTGGCCGGCGAGCAGGAGATCGCGCTGCGGTCGCTGGTGGCCGCCGCGCCGAGCGAGTCCACCCTGGACGGCGACGCGGACCTGCGGCCGGGGCTCCAGCTGCTGGCGTCGCCGAAGGTGCAGGTGTCCACCCCCGCCACGCAGGTGATGCTGCCCGCCGGGACCGCGCACGAGCTGATCGCCGTCGTGCGCGAGGCGCTGTCCAACGTGGACAAGCACGCGGGGCCGGACGCGCGGGCGTGGGTGCTGCTGGAGGACCTCGGGGACGAGGTCGTGCTGAGCGTGCGCGACGACGGTCCGGGCATCGCCGAGGGCAGGCTGGCCTCGGCCGAGGCGGAGGGCCGGATGGGCGTCGCCCAGTCCATCCGGGGCCGGGTGGAGGCGCTCCGTGGCACCCTTGAGCTGCAGACGGGTCCGGGGGAGGGCACCGAGTGGGAGGTGCGGGTCTACCGATGA
- a CDS encoding LysR family transcriptional regulator codes for MIDPRRLRVLRALADHGTVTAAARALHLTPSAVSQQLAALESEVGHDLLRRRGRRVSLTPAGELLVRHANAVAAELERAQAMLASFDAGETGRVEVGSFASAITQVVAPALAALRVRAPGVVLRVRDVEGHASVPLLLDGEIDLAITEEYRLRTDDRRLTRFPLYTEPFDVVLPPAHPLGGRAEVDLGDLADEDWVVTLPGNPVRDVVELACEQAGFAPRIAHASDDFSAIGALVRAGAGVALVPRGAVRGVPVRGAAPLRRVVAAVRAGSEDHPLIKLVREALHHPAGTYSDS; via the coding sequence GTGATCGACCCACGACGGCTGCGGGTGCTGCGCGCGCTCGCCGACCACGGCACCGTGACGGCGGCGGCCCGGGCGCTGCACCTCACGCCGTCGGCGGTGTCGCAGCAGCTCGCCGCCCTGGAGTCGGAGGTCGGGCACGACCTGCTGCGGCGGCGCGGGCGGCGGGTGTCGCTGACCCCGGCGGGCGAGCTGCTGGTGCGGCACGCCAACGCGGTCGCGGCCGAGCTGGAGCGGGCGCAGGCGATGCTGGCGTCGTTCGACGCGGGGGAGACCGGCCGGGTCGAGGTGGGCAGCTTCGCGTCGGCGATCACGCAGGTCGTGGCCCCGGCGCTGGCCGCGCTGCGGGTCCGCGCGCCCGGTGTGGTGCTGCGGGTGCGGGACGTGGAGGGGCACGCCAGCGTGCCGCTGCTGCTCGACGGCGAGATCGACCTCGCGATCACCGAGGAGTACCGGTTGCGCACCGACGACCGGCGGCTGACCAGGTTCCCCCTCTACACCGAGCCGTTCGACGTGGTGCTGCCGCCGGCGCACCCGCTGGGTGGCCGCGCCGAGGTGGACCTGGGCGACCTGGCCGACGAGGACTGGGTCGTGACGCTGCCCGGCAACCCGGTGCGGGACGTGGTCGAGCTGGCGTGCGAGCAGGCGGGGTTCGCGCCGCGCATCGCGCACGCGTCCGACGACTTCTCGGCGATCGGCGCGCTGGTCAGGGCCGGCGCGGGCGTCGCCCTGGTGCCGCGCGGCGCGGTGCGGGGCGTGCCGGTGCGCGGTGCGGCCCCGTTGCGGCGGGTGGTGGCGGCCGTGCGGGCGGGGAGCGAGGACCACCCGCTGATCAAGCTGGTCCGCGAAGCCCTGCATCACCCGGCCGGCACGTACTCCGACTCGTAG
- a CDS encoding glycine C-acetyltransferase gives MYGAMRDDLRAGLDEIRAAGLYKAERVIGTPQNAAVRVGSGDEVLNFCANNYLGLADHPVLVGAAQEALDRWGFGMASVRFICGTQEPHKELERRLSEFLGTEDTILYSSCFDANGGLFETLLGAEDAIISDELNHASIIDGVRLSKARRYRYKNRDLDDLERQLRDAADARYRMIATDGVFSMDGYLAPLDAICDLAERYDALVMVDDSHAVGFTGPNGRGTPELFGVQDRVDIVTGTLGKALGGASGGYTSGRAEIVEMLRQRSRPYLFSNSLAPAVTAAAIAALDLLSTSGELLTRLRENTALFRSRMTEAGFDLLPGEHPIIPVMIGDAAEAGRMADLLLERGVYVIGFSYPVVPHGKARIRTQMSAAHSTDDVNRAVDAFISARDAM, from the coding sequence ATGTACGGCGCGATGCGCGACGACCTGCGGGCGGGCCTGGACGAGATCCGCGCGGCGGGTCTCTACAAGGCGGAGCGGGTGATCGGCACCCCGCAGAACGCGGCCGTGCGGGTGGGCTCCGGCGACGAGGTGCTGAACTTCTGCGCCAACAACTACCTCGGCCTGGCCGACCACCCGGTGCTGGTCGGGGCGGCGCAGGAGGCGCTGGACCGGTGGGGCTTCGGCATGGCGTCCGTGCGGTTCATCTGCGGCACGCAGGAGCCGCACAAGGAGCTGGAGCGGCGGCTGTCGGAGTTCCTGGGCACCGAGGACACCATCCTCTACAGCTCGTGCTTCGACGCCAACGGCGGCCTGTTCGAGACGCTGCTGGGCGCCGAGGACGCGATCATCTCCGACGAGCTGAACCACGCGTCGATCATCGACGGCGTGCGGCTGTCGAAGGCCCGGCGGTACCGCTACAAGAACCGCGACCTCGACGACCTGGAGCGGCAGCTCCGGGACGCCGCCGATGCCCGGTACCGGATGATCGCCACCGACGGCGTGTTCTCCATGGACGGTTACCTGGCCCCGCTGGACGCGATCTGCGACCTGGCCGAGCGGTACGACGCCCTGGTCATGGTCGACGACTCGCACGCCGTGGGCTTCACCGGCCCGAACGGCCGGGGCACGCCCGAGCTGTTCGGCGTGCAGGACCGCGTCGACATCGTCACGGGCACCCTCGGCAAGGCGCTGGGCGGCGCGAGCGGCGGGTACACGTCCGGGCGGGCGGAGATCGTGGAGATGCTGCGGCAGCGGTCGCGGCCCTACCTGTTCTCCAACTCGCTGGCCCCGGCCGTCACGGCCGCCGCGATCGCCGCGCTGGACCTGCTCAGCACGTCCGGCGAGCTGCTGACCAGGCTGCGGGAGAACACCGCCCTGTTCCGGTCGCGGATGACCGAGGCGGGCTTCGACCTGCTGCCCGGCGAGCACCCGATCATCCCGGTGATGATCGGCGACGCGGCGGAGGCCGGTCGGATGGCCGACCTGCTGCTGGAGCGCGGCGTCTACGTGATCGGCTTCTCCTACCCGGTGGTGCCGCACGGCAAGGCGCGCATCCGCACCCAGATGTCGGCGGCCCACTCGACCGACGACGTGAACCGGGCGGTGGACGCGTTCATCTCGGCGCGCGACGCCATGTGA
- a CDS encoding helix-turn-helix domain-containing protein, producing MPETDPPMLSPTVGRRWLAQEIRRLREAAGLKQTDVAKRLRCNPTKITHLESMRTPVGGPDLEVLLPFLGVPVERVEWYLRVCDLAREKGWWDGDRSIPDWFSLYVGLEAGASEIRCWDTGYVTGLFQTAAYATALLDNPGAVEARLRRQEALRRDDPLVVHAILDEAVLCRRIGDAGVMRGQLDHLGALAEMPDVTIQVMPFDAAGHRGHLGSFKWLGFPQEDDPGAVYLENQFGGWFLEKPEELAIFQADFADLVERALPEEDSAALIARRAEELR from the coding sequence GTGCCGGAAACCGATCCGCCCATGCTGAGCCCGACCGTCGGCCGCCGGTGGCTGGCCCAGGAGATCCGCCGCCTGCGCGAGGCGGCCGGGTTGAAGCAGACCGACGTGGCGAAGCGGCTGCGCTGCAACCCCACCAAGATCACGCACCTGGAGAGCATGCGCACGCCGGTCGGCGGGCCGGACCTGGAGGTGCTGCTGCCGTTCCTCGGGGTGCCGGTGGAACGGGTCGAGTGGTACCTGAGGGTGTGCGACCTGGCCCGGGAGAAGGGGTGGTGGGACGGCGACCGGTCCATCCCCGACTGGTTCTCCCTCTACGTGGGGCTGGAGGCGGGGGCGAGCGAGATCCGCTGCTGGGACACGGGGTACGTGACCGGCCTGTTCCAGACCGCCGCCTACGCGACCGCTCTGCTCGACAACCCCGGCGCGGTGGAGGCCAGGCTCCGCCGCCAGGAGGCGCTGCGGCGCGACGACCCGCTGGTCGTGCACGCGATCCTCGACGAGGCGGTGCTGTGCAGGCGGATCGGCGACGCCGGGGTGATGCGCGGCCAGCTCGACCACCTGGGTGCGCTTGCCGAGATGCCTGACGTCACCATCCAGGTGATGCCCTTCGACGCTGCGGGCCATCGGGGCCACCTCGGGTCGTTCAAATGGCTCGGATTCCCGCAGGAGGATGACCCGGGGGCGGTGTACCTGGAGAACCAGTTCGGGGGATGGTTCCTGGAGAAGCCCGAGGAGTTGGCGATCTTCCAAGCCGATTTCGCCGACCTGGTCGAGCGTGCGCTTCCGGAGGAGGACAGCGCCGCGCTGATCGCCCGCCGAGCGGAGGAACTGCGATGA
- the tdh gene encoding L-threonine 3-dehydrogenase: MKALVKATAGPGLSLTDVPDPTPGPGDVVVRVLRTGICGTDLHIDSWDEWAAQNIRAPLVLGHEFVGEVVETGASVTGVRVGDLVSGEGHLVCGTCRNCKAGRRHLCARTRGLGVHRDGAFAQYVVLPEQNAWVHRAPVDLDVAAIFDPFGNAVHTALSFPVIGEDVLITGAGPIGIMAAAVAKHAGARNVVITDVSGHRLELARAVGVDVALNVAERTISEAQSELGMTEGFDVGMEMSGRPIALQEMIGNMTHGGRIAILGLPAEEFAVDWSSVVLKMLHIKGVYGREMFETWYSMSVLLQGGLDLTPVITHRFDHTEFDKAFATAREGKCGKVILDWTGAH, translated from the coding sequence ATGAAGGCACTGGTCAAGGCGACCGCCGGGCCGGGACTGTCCCTGACCGACGTCCCCGACCCCACCCCCGGTCCCGGTGACGTCGTCGTCCGCGTGCTGCGGACCGGCATCTGCGGCACCGACCTGCACATCGACTCGTGGGACGAGTGGGCCGCGCAGAACATCCGCGCGCCGCTCGTCCTGGGCCACGAGTTCGTCGGCGAGGTCGTGGAGACCGGTGCGTCGGTGACCGGCGTGCGGGTCGGCGACCTGGTCAGCGGCGAGGGCCACCTGGTCTGCGGCACGTGCCGCAACTGCAAGGCGGGCCGCCGGCACCTGTGCGCCCGCACGCGCGGCCTCGGCGTGCACCGCGACGGCGCGTTCGCCCAGTACGTGGTGCTGCCCGAGCAGAACGCGTGGGTGCACCGCGCGCCGGTGGACCTGGACGTGGCCGCGATCTTCGACCCGTTCGGCAACGCCGTGCACACCGCGCTGTCGTTCCCGGTCATCGGCGAGGACGTGCTGATCACCGGCGCGGGCCCGATCGGCATCATGGCCGCCGCCGTCGCCAAGCACGCGGGCGCGCGCAACGTCGTGATCACCGACGTGAGCGGGCACCGGCTGGAGCTGGCGCGGGCGGTCGGCGTGGACGTGGCGCTCAACGTCGCCGAGCGGACGATCTCCGAGGCGCAGTCCGAGCTGGGCATGACCGAGGGCTTCGACGTCGGCATGGAGATGTCCGGCAGGCCGATCGCGCTCCAGGAGATGATCGGCAACATGACCCACGGCGGCCGGATCGCGATCCTCGGCCTGCCCGCCGAGGAGTTCGCCGTGGACTGGAGCAGCGTGGTGCTCAAGATGCTCCACATCAAGGGCGTCTACGGCCGCGAGATGTTCGAGACCTGGTACTCGATGTCCGTGCTGCTCCAGGGCGGCCTGGACCTCACGCCGGTGATCACGCACCGGTTCGACCACACCGAGTTCGACAAGGCGTTCGCGACGGCCCGCGAGGGCAAGTGCGGCAAGGTCATCCTCGACTGGACGGGAGCTCACTAG
- a CDS encoding SDR family oxidoreductase, translated as MRCLVTGATGYLGGRLVPRLLAEGYAVRCLVRSPEKLRDVPWADRVEVVKGDVLDPASLDEAMRDVDVVHYLVHSLNVPDFADADRRAAENTARAAEDAGVQRIVYLGGLHPPGVVLSPHLASRKEVGDVFLRCAVPAAVLQAAVIIGSGSASFEMLRYLTERLPVMVTPRWVHNRVQPIAVRDVLRYLVGVVRAPADVNRTFDIGGPDVLTYLEMMLRYAAVAGLRPRRVLPVPLLTPGLSSHWVNLVTPVPKSIAKPLIESLVHEVVCREHDVERLVPGGTTGYDRAVELALAKVRDADVETRWSGASVPGVPSDPLPSDPDWSGGSSYRDVREQGTSASPERLWEVVEGIGGEHGWYSFPLAWAVRGWLDRLVGGVGLRRGRRDPRRLHVGEALDWWRVEELDRGRLLRLRAEMRVPGLAWLELQVVPRGSGSTYRQRAVFVPRGLAGHVYWWLVWPFHGLVFGGMVRNITSEAELTSEFRKS; from the coding sequence ATGCGCTGCCTCGTCACCGGAGCGACCGGCTACCTCGGCGGACGGCTCGTGCCCCGCCTCCTCGCGGAGGGGTACGCGGTCCGCTGCCTGGTGCGCTCGCCGGAGAAGCTGCGGGACGTGCCGTGGGCCGACCGGGTCGAGGTGGTCAAGGGGGACGTGCTCGACCCGGCGTCGCTGGACGAGGCGATGCGGGACGTGGACGTCGTGCACTACCTGGTGCACTCGCTGAACGTCCCGGACTTCGCCGACGCCGACCGGCGGGCCGCGGAGAACACGGCGCGCGCCGCCGAGGACGCCGGGGTGCAGCGGATCGTCTACCTGGGCGGGCTGCACCCGCCGGGCGTCGTGCTGTCACCCCACCTGGCCTCCCGCAAGGAGGTCGGCGACGTGTTCCTGCGCTGCGCCGTGCCCGCGGCGGTGCTCCAGGCGGCGGTGATCATCGGGTCCGGGTCGGCGAGCTTCGAGATGCTGCGCTACCTGACCGAGCGGCTGCCGGTGATGGTCACGCCGCGCTGGGTGCACAACCGCGTCCAGCCGATCGCCGTGCGCGACGTGCTCCGCTACCTGGTGGGCGTGGTGCGCGCCCCCGCCGACGTGAACCGGACGTTCGACATCGGCGGGCCGGACGTGCTCACCTACCTGGAGATGATGCTGCGGTACGCGGCGGTCGCCGGGCTGCGCCCGCGCCGGGTGCTGCCGGTGCCGCTGCTCACCCCCGGCCTGTCGTCGCACTGGGTCAACCTGGTCACGCCGGTGCCGAAGTCGATCGCCAAGCCGCTGATCGAGTCCCTGGTGCACGAGGTCGTGTGCCGGGAGCACGACGTCGAGCGGCTGGTGCCCGGCGGGACCACGGGGTACGACCGGGCCGTGGAGCTGGCGCTGGCCAAGGTGCGCGACGCCGACGTGGAGACCCGCTGGTCCGGCGCGTCGGTGCCGGGCGTGCCGTCGGACCCGCTGCCGAGCGACCCGGACTGGTCCGGCGGCTCCTCCTACCGCGACGTGCGGGAGCAGGGGACCTCCGCCTCGCCCGAGCGGTTGTGGGAGGTGGTGGAGGGCATCGGCGGCGAGCACGGCTGGTACTCGTTCCCGCTGGCGTGGGCGGTGCGGGGGTGGCTGGACCGCCTGGTCGGCGGCGTGGGGCTGCGGCGCGGCCGGCGCGACCCGAGGCGGCTGCACGTGGGCGAGGCGCTCGACTGGTGGCGGGTGGAGGAGCTGGACCGGGGCAGGCTGCTGCGGCTGCGGGCCGAGATGCGGGTTCCCGGACTGGCCTGGCTGGAACTCCAGGTCGTGCCGCGCGGGTCGGGGTCGACCTACCGGCAGCGGGCGGTGTTCGTGCCGCGCGGGCTGGCGGGGCACGTGTACTGGTGGCTGGTGTGGCCGTTCCACGGGCTGGTGTTCGGCGGCATGGTCCGCAACATCACCAGTGAAGCCGAACTTACGAGTGAATTCAGAAAGTCCTGA